In the genome of Streptomyces collinus, one region contains:
- the pflB gene encoding formate C-acetyltransferase gives MTATATAGPRTADAWRQYAGTRWRERIDVRDFIQANYTPYEGDAAFLAGPTDRTRAVWEKVSALFPEERRRGIHDVDTATPSTITSHAPGWIDRDRELIVGLQTDAPLKRAIMPNGGLRMVENGLRAYGYEADPFVSRVFGTYRKTHNDGVFDAYTPEMRAARKAGIITGLPDAYGRGRIIGDYRRVALYGTDRLIAAKRAERALLDARPSSPDVIRDREELAEQIRALGELTEMAASYGCDVTRPATTAHEAVQWLYLGYLAAVKEQNGAAMSLGRTSTFLDVYLQRDLDEGTTDETRAQELVDDFVIKLRIVRFLRTPEYDALFSGDPTWVTESIGGIGTDGRPLVTRTSFRFLQTLYNLGPAPEPNLTVLWSPRLPDGFKEFCAQVSIDTSAVQYESDELMRPRTGDDTAIACCVSAMAVGRQMQFFGARVNLAKALLYAVNGGRDEMTGEQIAPATPPLTGEYLDYDELSAAYDRTLGWLAETYVNALNVIHYMHDKYAYERIEMALHDHPVHRFMACGIAGLSVAADSLSAVKHARVKVFRDANGLAVDFRTEGEFPAYGNNDDRADSLAVALVESFMAKVRKHPTYRDAEHTQSVLTITSNVVYGKHTGNTPDGRRAGQPFAPGANPMNGRDRHGVAASALSVAKLPYEQARDGISLTTTITPEGLGHHPGERAAHLVGILDAYMASGGFHMNVNVLDRAVLEDAMEHPEKYPELTIRVSGYAVNFVRLTREQQLDVISRTFHGAL, from the coding sequence ATGACCGCGACCGCGACAGCCGGCCCCCGGACCGCCGACGCCTGGCGCCAGTACGCCGGGACCAGGTGGCGTGAGCGCATCGACGTGCGTGACTTCATCCAGGCGAACTACACGCCCTACGAAGGCGACGCGGCCTTCCTGGCCGGACCAACAGACCGCACGCGCGCCGTCTGGGAGAAGGTCAGCGCGCTCTTCCCCGAAGAGCGGCGCCGCGGCATCCACGACGTCGACACCGCCACCCCCTCCACGATCACCTCGCACGCTCCCGGCTGGATCGACCGGGACCGCGAATTGATCGTGGGCCTCCAGACCGACGCTCCGCTCAAGCGCGCCATCATGCCGAACGGCGGCCTGCGCATGGTGGAGAACGGACTGCGGGCCTACGGCTACGAGGCCGACCCCTTCGTCTCCAGGGTCTTCGGCACCTACCGTAAGACCCATAACGACGGCGTGTTCGACGCCTACACCCCCGAGATGCGCGCCGCCCGCAAGGCCGGGATCATCACCGGCCTGCCGGACGCCTACGGCCGCGGCCGGATCATCGGCGACTACCGGCGCGTGGCCCTCTACGGCACCGACCGGCTCATCGCGGCCAAGCGGGCCGAACGCGCCCTGCTGGACGCGCGGCCCTCCAGCCCGGACGTCATCCGGGACCGTGAGGAACTGGCCGAGCAGATCCGCGCACTGGGCGAGCTGACGGAGATGGCCGCTTCCTACGGCTGCGACGTCACCCGCCCGGCCACCACCGCGCACGAGGCCGTCCAGTGGCTCTACCTCGGCTATCTGGCCGCCGTGAAGGAACAGAACGGCGCCGCGATGTCGCTGGGCCGCACCTCCACGTTCCTGGACGTCTACCTCCAGCGAGACCTCGACGAGGGCACCACCGACGAGACGCGCGCCCAGGAGCTGGTCGACGACTTCGTGATCAAGCTGCGGATCGTACGGTTCCTGCGCACCCCCGAGTACGACGCCCTGTTCTCCGGTGACCCGACCTGGGTGACGGAGTCCATCGGTGGCATCGGCACCGACGGCCGCCCTCTGGTCACCCGCACCTCCTTCCGCTTCCTGCAGACCCTCTACAACCTCGGCCCGGCACCGGAGCCGAACCTGACCGTGCTGTGGTCGCCGAGGCTGCCGGACGGCTTCAAGGAGTTCTGCGCGCAGGTGTCCATCGACACCAGCGCCGTTCAGTACGAGTCCGACGAACTGATGCGGCCGCGCACCGGCGACGACACCGCGATCGCCTGCTGTGTCTCCGCCATGGCGGTCGGCAGGCAGATGCAGTTCTTCGGAGCCAGGGTCAACCTGGCCAAGGCCCTCCTGTACGCCGTCAACGGCGGCCGGGACGAGATGACCGGCGAACAGATCGCCCCCGCCACGCCCCCGCTGACCGGCGAGTACCTCGACTACGACGAACTGTCGGCGGCCTACGACCGGACGCTGGGCTGGCTGGCGGAGACGTACGTCAACGCGCTCAACGTCATCCACTACATGCACGACAAGTACGCCTACGAGCGCATCGAGATGGCCCTGCACGACCACCCCGTGCACCGCTTCATGGCGTGCGGCATCGCCGGCCTCTCCGTCGCGGCCGACAGCCTGTCGGCCGTGAAGCACGCCAGGGTGAAGGTGTTCCGCGACGCGAACGGTCTGGCGGTGGACTTCCGGACCGAGGGCGAGTTCCCGGCGTACGGCAACAACGACGACCGAGCGGACTCCCTCGCCGTCGCCCTCGTGGAGTCGTTCATGGCGAAGGTGCGCAAGCACCCCACCTACCGGGACGCCGAGCACACCCAGTCGGTGCTGACCATCACCTCCAACGTCGTCTACGGCAAGCACACCGGCAACACTCCCGACGGCCGCCGCGCCGGACAGCCCTTCGCGCCCGGCGCCAACCCGATGAACGGCCGTGACCGGCACGGGGTGGCCGCCTCCGCGCTGTCGGTGGCCAAGCTCCCGTACGAGCAGGCCCGCGACGGCATCTCGCTGACCACGACGATCACCCCCGAGGGGCTGGGCCACCACCCGGGTGAGCGCGCCGCGCATCTGGTCGGCATCCTCGACGCCTACATGGCCTCCGGCGGCTTCCACATGAACGTCAACGTCCTGGACCGGGCCGTCCTGGAGGACGCCATGGAACACCCGGAGAAGTACCCCGAGCTGACCATCCGGGTCTCCGGATACGCCGTCAACTTCGTCCGCCTGACCCGCGAGCAGCAGCTCGACGTGATCAGCCGTACCTTCCACGGAGCGCTGTGA
- a CDS encoding universal stress protein: MFCNVVVGVDGSPASLAAAHWAAHEASRRGTGLAVVHAWRRHPHPAPYVPMDRTEHDWAEQTLRDAVDSVRAAHPGLRIVDRLVCDAPVAALVAAAAEAELLVLGSPGMGRVSGFVMGSVSQRVVARSTRPVVLVRAGLSAADDHLPAADGVAPEEIPETPYRAVVLGLDVQHPCDELIEFAFDAARRRGTALRVVHAFRTPPQSASDPSLVTPPAVPSVPVAGPEALAAGEHAVVAALRPWCEKYPTVPVTETVTAGRAATVLVHAARDAGLLVVGRRTSGGRLGAHTGPVAHAVLHHAACPVVVVPHV; this comes from the coding sequence ATGTTCTGCAACGTCGTAGTGGGAGTCGACGGATCACCCGCGAGCCTGGCGGCCGCGCACTGGGCGGCTCACGAGGCCTCGCGCCGGGGCACCGGGCTGGCTGTCGTACACGCCTGGCGCCGCCACCCCCATCCCGCACCGTACGTGCCCATGGACCGTACCGAGCACGACTGGGCCGAACAGACACTCCGGGATGCCGTCGACAGCGTCCGCGCGGCCCACCCCGGGCTGCGGATCGTCGACCGCCTCGTGTGCGACGCGCCGGTCGCCGCCCTGGTCGCCGCCGCCGCGGAGGCCGAGCTGCTGGTCCTCGGATCACCCGGTATGGGCAGGGTGAGCGGGTTCGTCATGGGATCCGTGTCCCAGCGCGTGGTGGCCCGGTCGACGCGGCCCGTGGTGCTGGTGAGGGCGGGGCTGAGCGCAGCCGACGACCACCTCCCTGCCGCGGACGGTGTCGCACCGGAGGAGATCCCCGAGACGCCGTATCGCGCGGTCGTCCTGGGTCTGGACGTCCAGCACCCGTGTGACGAACTGATCGAGTTCGCCTTCGACGCCGCCCGGCGGCGCGGCACCGCCCTGCGTGTCGTCCACGCGTTCCGGACGCCGCCGCAATCCGCCTCCGATCCGTCGTTGGTCACACCGCCGGCCGTCCCGTCGGTCCCCGTGGCCGGGCCGGAAGCGCTCGCGGCCGGGGAGCACGCGGTGGTGGCGGCGCTGCGCCCCTGGTGCGAGAAGTATCCGACCGTCCCCGTGACCGAGACGGTGACCGCGGGCCGGGCCGCCACCGTCCTGGTGCACGCCGCGCGCGACGCCGGATTGCTCGTGGTGGGGCGCCGCACGAGCGGGGGCCGGCTCGGTGCCCACACCGGTCCGGTGGCCCACGCCGTCCTGCACCACGCCGCCTGCCCCGTCGTCGTGGTCCCGCACGTCTGA
- a CDS encoding universal stress protein has product MTDPVIVGVDGSASSLDAVDVAAREARLRGAPLRVVHAFGHPSAHLPSGAPPWNPAGHSLEPMVEGALARAEQRAHAVAPGIEVTRSVVAGEALAVLEIESRTAALAVVGSRGLSSFTGLLLGSTAVHLAAHGHCPLMVVRGRPDPAGPVLLAVDGSKAGEEAVGFAFAEAALREAPLAALHVWNTWSERAYEGPGDPLTAVVADAERLREAEQHLLDDAVARWLEVYPQVAVERRLVRSRVRPALIDASHDAQLVVTGARGRGGFTGLLLGSVSQALLHHAHCPVAVVRSAE; this is encoded by the coding sequence GTGACTGATCCGGTGATCGTAGGGGTGGACGGCTCTGCCTCCAGTCTTGACGCGGTCGATGTCGCCGCCCGTGAGGCGCGGCTGCGCGGGGCGCCGCTGCGTGTCGTGCACGCCTTCGGCCACCCCTCCGCGCACCTGCCGTCGGGTGCCCCACCGTGGAACCCGGCCGGACACAGTCTGGAGCCGATGGTGGAGGGCGCACTGGCCCGGGCCGAGCAACGGGCGCACGCCGTCGCGCCGGGCATCGAGGTGACCCGGTCCGTCGTGGCCGGTGAGGCGCTCGCGGTGCTGGAGATCGAGTCGCGCACCGCCGCACTGGCGGTGGTCGGCAGCCGGGGGCTGAGCAGCTTCACCGGGCTGCTGCTGGGCTCCACCGCGGTGCATCTGGCCGCCCACGGCCACTGCCCGCTCATGGTGGTGCGCGGGCGCCCGGACCCCGCCGGTCCCGTGCTGCTGGCGGTGGACGGCTCCAAAGCGGGGGAGGAGGCGGTCGGTTTCGCGTTCGCCGAGGCCGCACTGCGCGAGGCACCGCTGGCGGCGCTGCACGTGTGGAACACCTGGAGCGAACGGGCGTACGAGGGCCCCGGGGATCCGCTGACGGCCGTGGTGGCGGATGCCGAGCGGCTGCGCGAAGCCGAGCAGCACCTGCTGGACGATGCGGTGGCCCGCTGGCTGGAGGTATATCCGCAGGTCGCGGTGGAGCGGCGCCTGGTGCGCTCCCGGGTCCGTCCGGCCTTGATCGACGCCAGCCACGACGCCCAACTGGTCGTGACAGGCGCCCGAGGTCGCGGCGGCTTCACGGGACTGCTCCTCGGCTCCGTCAGCCAGGCCCTGCTCCACCACGCCCATTGCCCGGTCGCTGTTGTCCGCAGCGCGGAGTGA
- a CDS encoding universal stress protein has translation MSGLVVVGVDGSASSLAAVEVAAREARSRGAGLRVVHAFVWPAMHVPLGPSPMGPPEGGLRNMADGLVTEAVERARAVAPDIQVGHVVVTGEPLTVLEAQSRAAELVVVGSRGMGGFVGLLVGSTAVHLAAHGRCPVLVVREQPHADGPIVLGVDGSAAGQKAVDFAFAEAALRNAPLVALHTWTTWNAPMPAPQDPSEPYANPPGALAEEEERLLAEALAGRQERHPGVVVEHRVVHGGTREALIEASRSAQLLVVGARGRGGFAGLLLGSVSQALLHHAHCPVAVVRGTTERH, from the coding sequence GTGAGTGGTCTTGTTGTCGTGGGCGTGGACGGTTCGGCGTCGAGTCTTGCCGCAGTGGAGGTCGCCGCAAGGGAGGCGCGGTCACGCGGGGCGGGGCTGAGAGTGGTGCACGCGTTTGTCTGGCCCGCGATGCACGTACCGTTGGGGCCGTCGCCGATGGGGCCGCCGGAGGGCGGGCTGCGGAACATGGCCGATGGCCTGGTGACCGAAGCGGTCGAGCGGGCGCGGGCGGTGGCGCCGGACATCCAGGTCGGTCATGTGGTGGTGACCGGTGAGCCGTTGACGGTTCTCGAGGCGCAGTCGCGTGCCGCGGAGCTGGTGGTGGTCGGGTCACGGGGCATGGGCGGGTTCGTCGGGCTGCTGGTGGGCTCTACGGCGGTGCATCTGGCGGCGCACGGCCGGTGTCCGGTACTCGTCGTGCGCGAGCAGCCGCACGCCGACGGTCCGATCGTGCTGGGCGTCGACGGCTCGGCCGCGGGGCAGAAGGCGGTGGATTTCGCCTTCGCCGAGGCCGCCCTGCGGAACGCGCCGTTGGTGGCGCTGCACACCTGGACCACGTGGAATGCGCCGATGCCCGCCCCGCAGGATCCGTCCGAGCCATACGCGAACCCCCCGGGAGCGCTGGCCGAGGAGGAGGAGCGGCTGCTCGCCGAGGCGCTCGCCGGCCGTCAGGAGCGCCACCCCGGTGTGGTGGTGGAACACCGGGTGGTGCACGGCGGGACGAGGGAGGCGCTGATCGAGGCGAGCCGGTCCGCGCAGCTGCTGGTGGTCGGCGCACGGGGACGCGGCGGCTTCGCCGGGCTGCTCCTGGGGTCGGTCAGCCAGGCCCTCCTGCACCACGCGCACTGCCCGGTCGCGGTGGTACGGGGCACGACGGAGCGTCACTGA
- a CDS encoding universal stress protein produces MARPAAADLVIVGAWRRQDHFGLQLGRVAHTLLHHAQCPVAVVPQHA; encoded by the coding sequence GTGGCCCGCCCAGCCGCGGCCGACCTCGTGATCGTCGGAGCGTGGCGACGGCAGGACCACTTCGGGCTCCAGCTCGGCCGGGTGGCCCACACACTCCTGCACCACGCCCAGTGCCCTGTTGCGGTCGTGCCGCAGCACGCATGA
- a CDS encoding universal stress protein, protein MQPVLTVGLDGSPESLAAARWAADEAEKRKLTLRLLHAWPQLAPEPARVPSEVDQNYWAKRLVHTAQAELQARHPGLSVIGSLVAEDAENALVQAASESEALVLGSRGLESVASYFLGDVSMPVVARAQRPVVLVRAGTGEEGPVPAPGSRVVVALKLRDSSDSLLDFAFHTAAARGVPLLAVHGRSVPLHARVPWGVDHDVTEEMKRDAQKHLSMALRPWREKYPQVDVADSIRLASPSKAVVQAAEGAVLLVVGRREHRLAPHLGPVAQAAIHHGRCPVAVVPHD, encoded by the coding sequence ATGCAACCAGTCCTCACCGTGGGCCTCGACGGTTCACCCGAGAGCCTTGCGGCCGCCCGCTGGGCGGCCGACGAGGCCGAGAAGCGCAAGCTCACCCTGCGCCTGCTGCACGCGTGGCCGCAGCTGGCGCCGGAACCGGCCCGCGTCCCCTCCGAAGTCGATCAGAACTACTGGGCAAAGCGTCTCGTCCACACCGCACAGGCGGAGCTTCAGGCGCGCCATCCAGGCCTGTCCGTCATCGGGAGCCTGGTCGCCGAAGACGCCGAGAACGCTCTGGTGCAAGCGGCCTCGGAGTCCGAGGCGCTCGTGCTCGGTTCACGAGGGCTGGAGTCTGTCGCCAGTTACTTCCTTGGCGACGTCAGCATGCCGGTCGTGGCACGGGCCCAGCGACCGGTGGTGCTGGTCCGCGCCGGCACCGGGGAGGAGGGACCGGTCCCGGCACCCGGGAGCCGCGTGGTCGTGGCACTGAAGTTGCGCGATTCATCGGACAGTCTGCTGGACTTCGCCTTCCACACGGCTGCGGCCAGGGGCGTGCCTCTTCTGGCCGTCCACGGCCGAAGCGTGCCACTCCATGCCCGCGTGCCCTGGGGTGTGGACCACGACGTCACCGAGGAGATGAAGCGGGACGCCCAGAAGCACCTGAGCATGGCGCTCCGACCCTGGCGTGAAAAGTATCCGCAGGTGGACGTGGCCGACAGCATCCGTTTGGCAAGCCCGTCCAAGGCCGTCGTACAGGCTGCCGAAGGTGCCGTGCTGCTGGTCGTCGGCCGACGCGAACACCGTCTGGCGCCGCACCTGGGTCCCGTCGCCCAGGCCGCCATCCACCATGGGCGCTGCCCCGTCGCCGTCGTCCCTCATGACTGA
- a CDS encoding universal stress protein, giving the protein MDLPVIVGVDGSESSLRAVDWAADEAALRGLPLRVVYASLWERYERAVFATGGDRSEQILNGVFVAAAHERARKRVPDLKVSTQVIPDGPTPVLVREARKASVLVLGSRGRGDVAELLLGSVSLTVAGRADCPVIVVRGGHDGGGGTPRRIVLGIGAEAATANAVRFALEEAERRGALVEAIRVWRRPASEAIDHSLLGERPVHAHEEGAVQTLEAALHYAPENVELLKRVAEGSARKVLLDASQGAELLVVGARRHPGHFGLQLGRVAHTVLHHAACPVAVVPERV; this is encoded by the coding sequence ATGGATCTTCCCGTGATCGTGGGCGTGGACGGCTCTGAGTCGAGCCTGAGAGCGGTGGACTGGGCGGCCGATGAGGCGGCGCTGCGCGGGCTGCCGCTGCGGGTGGTGTACGCCTCGCTGTGGGAGCGGTACGAACGCGCCGTCTTCGCCACTGGAGGAGACAGGTCGGAGCAGATCCTCAATGGTGTCTTCGTAGCGGCCGCACACGAACGTGCCCGGAAGCGGGTACCTGATCTGAAAGTGTCCACCCAGGTGATACCGGACGGGCCGACGCCCGTTCTGGTGCGTGAGGCACGTAAAGCATCCGTGCTGGTCCTGGGGTCCCGCGGTCGCGGTGATGTTGCCGAGCTGCTACTCGGTTCCGTCAGCCTCACCGTAGCGGGACGGGCCGACTGCCCCGTGATCGTGGTCCGTGGCGGCCACGACGGTGGGGGCGGGACGCCCCGTCGCATCGTTCTGGGTATCGGAGCGGAGGCGGCAACCGCGAACGCTGTCCGCTTCGCTCTGGAGGAGGCAGAGCGACGCGGCGCCCTTGTGGAGGCCATACGCGTCTGGCGGCGTCCGGCGAGCGAGGCCATCGACCATTCGCTGCTCGGGGAAAGGCCGGTGCACGCGCATGAGGAGGGGGCGGTGCAAACGCTGGAAGCCGCGCTGCACTACGCCCCAGAGAACGTGGAACTGCTCAAGCGCGTGGCCGAAGGCTCCGCGCGGAAGGTGCTCCTGGATGCCTCCCAGGGTGCGGAGCTGCTGGTCGTGGGGGCACGGCGCCACCCGGGGCACTTTGGACTGCAACTCGGCAGGGTCGCCCACACGGTGCTGCACCACGCCGCATGTCCGGTCGCTGTGGTGCCCGAGCGTGTTTGA
- a CDS encoding bifunctional aminoglycoside phosphotransferase/ATP-binding protein: MCETHTSVVFFVGGHAYKLKKPVDLGFLDYTALASRRAACEREVTLNRRFAPDVYLGLGEIRSPDAEAPEPLVVMRRMPADRRLSRLVREGAAVDDILRGLARQVATWHAEAPRGLDVDEQGTRDALSSRWEASFEQVRALAAGGFMPEGVAEVERLVRRYLAGRERLFASRIEQGRVVDGHGDLLAEDVFSLDDGPRVLDCLEFDDHLRYVDGLDDAAFLAMDLEQLGAPEAAAYFLAQYSEYSGDPAPPSLWHHYVAYRAFVRAKVSLIQARQGAPDAETASRRLVSTTLRHLRTSAVGLTLVGGLPGSGKSTLAGALADRLGVTLLSSDRLRKELAGIPAEQPAAAGYGEGLYTPEWTARTYATLLDRASALLSSGESVVLDATWSHAGQREAALHTAERTSADLVALHCHVPGAVTTARLTARASGISDAGLDIATAMAAREPPWPEAVAVDTSGPLDSAVARALTAVRPWGSGQAPVFRRPYMEPD; the protein is encoded by the coding sequence GTGTGCGAGACGCACACCTCCGTCGTGTTCTTCGTCGGCGGCCACGCCTACAAGCTCAAGAAGCCGGTGGATCTGGGATTTCTCGACTACACCGCGCTGGCGTCCCGCCGAGCCGCGTGCGAACGCGAAGTCACTCTCAACCGCCGCTTCGCCCCCGACGTCTACCTGGGTCTGGGCGAGATCCGCAGCCCCGACGCGGAAGCTCCCGAACCGCTCGTGGTGATGCGCCGCATGCCCGCGGATCGCCGCCTCTCCCGACTTGTACGCGAAGGGGCCGCCGTCGACGACATCCTGCGGGGCCTCGCCCGGCAGGTCGCGACGTGGCACGCGGAGGCCCCCCGCGGCCTGGACGTGGACGAACAGGGCACGCGGGATGCGCTGTCGTCCCGTTGGGAGGCCAGTTTCGAGCAGGTCCGCGCGCTGGCCGCCGGCGGCTTCATGCCCGAAGGCGTTGCGGAGGTGGAGCGGCTTGTGCGCCGCTATCTTGCCGGGCGCGAGCGTTTGTTCGCCTCACGTATCGAGCAGGGGCGGGTGGTGGACGGTCACGGCGATCTGCTCGCCGAGGACGTCTTCAGCCTCGACGACGGTCCTCGCGTCCTGGACTGCCTGGAGTTCGACGACCACCTGCGCTACGTCGACGGTCTCGACGACGCCGCCTTCCTCGCCATGGACCTGGAACAGCTCGGCGCCCCGGAGGCCGCCGCGTACTTCCTCGCCCAGTACAGCGAGTACTCCGGCGACCCCGCACCCCCTTCCCTGTGGCACCACTACGTCGCCTACCGCGCGTTCGTCCGCGCCAAGGTCTCCCTGATCCAGGCACGCCAGGGCGCGCCGGACGCGGAGACGGCGTCACGACGGCTGGTCTCGACGACGCTGCGCCACCTGCGCACCTCCGCCGTGGGTCTGACGCTCGTCGGCGGGCTGCCGGGCAGCGGGAAATCCACACTCGCCGGAGCTCTGGCCGACCGGCTGGGGGTCACGCTGCTCAGCAGCGACCGCCTCCGCAAAGAGCTGGCGGGCATCCCCGCCGAGCAGCCTGCGGCCGCCGGCTACGGCGAGGGCCTGTACACCCCCGAGTGGACGGCCAGGACCTACGCCACCCTGCTCGACCGCGCTTCCGCCCTGCTGTCCTCCGGCGAGTCCGTCGTGCTGGACGCCACCTGGTCCCATGCGGGACAGCGCGAAGCGGCACTCCACACAGCCGAACGCACCAGCGCCGACCTGGTGGCCCTCCACTGCCACGTGCCGGGCGCCGTGACAACCGCCCGCCTGACCGCGCGCGCCTCCGGAATCTCCGACGCCGGCCTCGACATCGCCACCGCCATGGCGGCCAGGGAACCGCCATGGCCGGAGGCGGTCGCGGTCGATACCAGCGGCCCGCTGGACTCCGCGGTCGCCCGGGCGCTGACAGCCGTGCGCCCGTGGGGCTCCGGCCAGGCCCCGGTCTTCCGCCGCCCCTACATGGAGCCGGACTGA
- a CDS encoding Acg family FMN-binding oxidoreductase yields MAERPLDEKTVATLVAEATAAPSMHNAQPWRFRHLSGERVLQLRADPERAMPRSDPDNRALHIGCGAALLNLRVAAAHADLAPETTLLPEPDDPLLLAAVRLPGPVGGVRDEELARLHPAIRQRHTSRHPFAEKDVPEDVRTTLQKAAAREGATLAFPGPWHAETVLDLVRDAESRDIMDPDADRDLVRWTRLGAEADTAVDGVPEYAFGPRRRDGKAPVRDFSGRRPVADRGTTAFEYTPHLALLSTRGEGPADWLRAGQALERVLLEATRADLATSLTSHALEDRELRLLARDPASGIGQVQMVLRLGYGPRGPATPRRPVRDVLEFT; encoded by the coding sequence ATGGCTGAGCGACCACTCGACGAGAAGACGGTGGCCACGCTGGTGGCCGAGGCTACGGCGGCGCCGTCCATGCACAACGCGCAGCCGTGGCGCTTTCGCCACCTGAGCGGCGAGCGCGTCCTGCAACTGCGGGCCGATCCCGAGCGGGCCATGCCCCGGTCCGATCCCGACAACCGGGCGCTGCACATCGGGTGCGGGGCAGCTCTGCTCAACCTGCGCGTCGCCGCGGCGCACGCGGATCTCGCTCCGGAGACGACGCTGCTGCCCGAGCCGGACGACCCGCTGCTGCTCGCCGCCGTACGTCTGCCCGGCCCGGTCGGGGGCGTGCGGGACGAGGAGCTGGCGCGGCTGCACCCGGCGATCCGGCAGCGGCACACCAGCCGCCATCCCTTCGCCGAGAAGGACGTCCCCGAGGACGTGCGGACCACCTTGCAGAAAGCGGCGGCGCGGGAGGGGGCGACGCTGGCCTTCCCCGGCCCCTGGCATGCCGAGACCGTGCTCGACCTGGTCCGCGACGCCGAGAGCCGCGACATCATGGACCCGGACGCCGACCGAGACCTGGTCCGCTGGACCCGGCTCGGAGCAGAGGCGGACACCGCCGTCGACGGCGTCCCCGAGTACGCCTTCGGCCCGCGCAGGCGCGACGGCAAAGCTCCAGTGCGGGACTTCTCCGGACGCCGGCCGGTGGCCGACCGCGGCACCACCGCCTTCGAGTACACCCCGCACCTGGCCCTGCTGAGCACCCGCGGCGAGGGACCCGCCGACTGGCTGCGCGCGGGCCAGGCCCTCGAACGCGTCCTCCTTGAGGCCACCCGGGCCGACCTGGCCACCTCCCTGACCTCCCACGCCCTGGAAGACCGCGAGCTGCGCCTGCTGGCCCGTGACCCGGCATCGGGCATCGGTCAGGTGCAGATGGTGCTCCGGCTCGGCTACGGGCCGCGGGGCCCGGCCACCCCGCGCCGGCCTGTGCGGGATGTCCTCGAATTCACGTAG
- the pflA gene encoding pyruvate formate-lyase-activating protein: MNTATDRTTGLGRTTGRIHSWDLSTGVDGPGTRFVLFVNGCPLRCLYCANPDTWHMRDGREATVDEVMAEIEKFRPFVTTAGGGVTITGGEPLLQPAFTAAVLRRCKEAGLHTALDTSGFLGARATDELLTDTDLVLLDIKSFDVGTYRKLTGGDLGPTLNFATRLDRLGVPTWIRYVLVPGWTDDPRAVEGLARFLSGLGNVERVDVLPFHKLGAGKYEALGIPFPLRDNPVPDAALVDRVRGRFREHGLAAY; this comes from the coding sequence GTGAACACCGCGACCGACCGTACGACGGGACTCGGCCGGACGACCGGCCGGATCCACTCCTGGGACCTGTCCACCGGCGTGGACGGTCCCGGGACCCGGTTCGTCCTGTTCGTCAACGGTTGTCCGTTGCGCTGCCTGTACTGCGCCAACCCCGACACCTGGCACATGCGGGACGGCCGGGAGGCCACGGTCGACGAGGTGATGGCCGAGATCGAGAAGTTCCGCCCCTTCGTCACCACGGCCGGAGGCGGCGTGACGATCACCGGCGGCGAGCCGCTGCTCCAGCCCGCCTTCACGGCGGCGGTGCTGCGTCGCTGCAAGGAGGCCGGACTGCACACCGCCCTGGACACCTCCGGCTTCCTCGGCGCCCGAGCCACCGACGAACTCCTGACCGACACCGACCTCGTGCTGCTGGACATCAAGTCCTTCGATGTCGGCACCTACCGGAAGCTGACCGGCGGCGACCTCGGACCCACTCTGAACTTCGCCACCCGCCTGGACCGGCTCGGGGTGCCGACGTGGATCCGGTACGTCCTGGTACCCGGCTGGACCGACGACCCACGCGCCGTAGAGGGACTCGCCCGCTTCCTGTCGGGCCTCGGCAACGTCGAACGGGTCGACGTCCTGCCGTTCCACAAGCTCGGCGCGGGCAAGTACGAGGCACTGGGCATCCCCTTCCCCCTGCGGGACAACCCGGTTCCGGACGCCGCACTGGTGGACCGGGTGCGGGGTCGGTTCCGCGAGCACGGTCTGGCGGCTTACTGA